In Actinomadura citrea, a single window of DNA contains:
- the guaB gene encoding IMP dehydrogenase, with amino-acid sequence MIPAAEPDKFLPQGLTFDDVLLLPGYSDLQPGEADTTTRLTREITLRIPLVSAAMDTVTEARTAVAMARQGGIGVLHRNMSIEEQAAEADRVKRSEAGMITNPVTCLPDATLADVEALCARYRISGVPVTDVRGVLVGIVTNRDMRFETDLSRSVREVMTAMPLITAPVDVSREEAFRLLAGNKVEKLPLVDGEGRLKGLITTKDFTKSEQYPDSTKDADGRLLVAAAVGVGEDALRRASALIDAGTDVIIVDTAHGHSKGVADTIAAIKGNASVQVVGGNIATAAGAQVLVDAGADAIKVGVGPGSICTTRIVAGVGVPQITAISEAARAAKAAGVPVIGDGGLQYSGDIAKALVAGADTVMLGSLLAGVEESPGELIFVHGKQYKSYRGMGSLGAMRNRERGASYSKDRYAQAEVNAEEKLIPEGVEGQVPYRGPLANVAHQLVGGLHQSMWYAGTRTVPELQERGQLMRISVAGLRESHPHDIQMTVEAPNYQGR; translated from the coding sequence ATGATCCCCGCCGCCGAGCCCGACAAGTTCCTCCCGCAGGGCCTGACCTTCGACGACGTGCTCCTGCTGCCGGGGTACTCCGACCTGCAGCCCGGCGAGGCCGACACCACGACCCGGCTGACCCGCGAGATCACGCTGCGGATCCCGCTCGTCTCGGCGGCGATGGACACCGTGACCGAGGCCCGCACCGCGGTCGCGATGGCCCGCCAGGGCGGCATCGGCGTGCTGCACCGCAACATGTCGATCGAGGAGCAGGCCGCGGAGGCCGACCGGGTCAAGCGCTCCGAGGCCGGGATGATCACCAACCCGGTGACCTGCCTGCCGGACGCCACCCTCGCCGACGTCGAGGCGCTGTGCGCCCGCTACCGGATCTCCGGCGTGCCGGTCACCGACGTGCGCGGCGTGCTGGTCGGCATCGTGACCAACCGGGACATGCGCTTCGAGACCGACCTGTCGCGCTCCGTGCGCGAGGTCATGACGGCGATGCCGCTCATCACCGCCCCGGTGGACGTCTCGCGCGAGGAGGCGTTCCGCCTGCTCGCGGGCAACAAGGTGGAGAAGCTCCCGCTCGTCGACGGCGAGGGCCGCCTCAAGGGCCTGATCACCACCAAGGACTTCACCAAGAGCGAGCAGTACCCCGACTCCACCAAGGACGCCGACGGCCGCCTGCTCGTCGCCGCGGCCGTGGGCGTCGGCGAGGACGCCCTGCGCCGCGCGAGCGCCCTCATCGACGCCGGCACCGATGTGATCATCGTGGACACGGCGCACGGCCACTCCAAGGGCGTCGCCGACACGATCGCCGCGATCAAGGGCAACGCGTCCGTCCAGGTCGTCGGCGGGAACATCGCCACCGCGGCCGGCGCCCAGGTGCTGGTGGACGCGGGCGCCGACGCGATCAAGGTCGGCGTGGGCCCCGGCTCCATCTGCACCACCCGCATCGTCGCCGGCGTCGGCGTCCCGCAGATCACCGCGATCTCCGAGGCGGCCCGCGCGGCGAAGGCGGCGGGCGTCCCGGTGATCGGGGACGGCGGCCTGCAGTACTCGGGCGACATCGCCAAGGCCCTGGTCGCGGGCGCCGACACCGTGATGCTCGGCAGCCTGCTCGCCGGCGTCGAGGAGTCCCCGGGCGAGCTGATCTTCGTCCACGGCAAGCAGTACAAGTCCTACCGCGGCATGGGTTCGCTCGGCGCGATGCGCAACCGCGAGCGCGGCGCCTCCTACTCCAAGGACCGCTACGCCCAGGCCGAGGTCAACGCCGAGGAGAAGCTGATCCCCGAGGGCGTCGAGGGCCAGGTCCCCTACCGGGGGCCCCTCGCCAACGTCGCGCACCAGCTCGTCGGCGGGCTCCACCAGTCGATGTGGTACGCGGGCACCCGCACCGTCCCCGAGCTCCAGGAGCGCGGCCAGCTCATGCGCATCAGCGTCGCGGGCCTGCGCGAGAGCCACCCGCACGACATCCAGATGACCGTGGAGGCCCCCAACTACCAGGGCCGCTGA
- a CDS encoding DUF5319 domain-containing protein — protein MHDDAPLDPFAGDPEDPAAALGDPGDETAPLSVTEREDVLADLADLEVFRALLEPLGVRGLTVDCGDCGKMHYIDWDLLHGNLRHLLDQGLPRVHEPALSPDPVDYVSWEYARGYVDGVIDSEEGRDEN, from the coding sequence GTGCACGACGATGCTCCGCTCGACCCGTTCGCCGGAGATCCGGAGGATCCGGCGGCGGCGCTCGGCGACCCGGGCGACGAGACCGCTCCGCTCAGTGTGACGGAGCGGGAGGACGTGCTGGCCGACCTCGCCGACCTGGAGGTCTTCCGCGCCCTGCTGGAGCCGCTCGGGGTGCGCGGCCTCACGGTCGACTGCGGCGACTGCGGCAAGATGCACTACATCGACTGGGACCTGCTGCACGGCAACCTGCGCCACCTGCTGGACCAGGGCCTCCCCCGTGTGCACGAACCCGCGCTCTCCCCCGATCCCGTCGACTACGTCAGCTGGGAGTACGCCCGCGGCTACGTCGACGGCGTGATCGACAGCGAAGAGGGCCGCGACGAGAACTGA
- a CDS encoding sigma-70 family RNA polymerase sigma factor codes for MLDVTEGCFAGTVSARAADPSNGPAPPAPRDTARSARALRAADAGDGDLKELTHLAVQGDPGAIEILIAEVRPMIVRYCRARLGRVSGQYHIADDVAQEVCIAVLSALPRYRDMGRPFASFVFGIAAHKIADALRSAVRAAVPTEDLPDGPDDRPGPEETVVRYIEAQRARDLLTRLPEHQRELVLLRVVAGLSAEETGNVLGMSAGAVRVAQHRALARLRAMAREESIA; via the coding sequence ATGCTTGACGTGACCGAGGGATGCTTCGCCGGGACCGTGAGCGCGCGCGCCGCCGACCCCTCGAACGGGCCGGCACCTCCCGCCCCCCGCGACACCGCCCGTTCGGCTCGGGCGCTGCGCGCCGCGGACGCCGGTGACGGCGACCTCAAGGAGCTGACCCATCTCGCCGTGCAGGGCGACCCGGGTGCCATCGAGATCCTCATCGCCGAGGTGCGTCCCATGATCGTCCGGTACTGCCGCGCCCGGCTCGGCCGGGTCTCCGGGCAGTACCACATCGCCGACGACGTGGCGCAGGAGGTCTGCATCGCCGTCCTGTCGGCCCTGCCGCGCTACCGGGACATGGGCCGGCCGTTCGCGTCCTTCGTCTTCGGCATCGCCGCGCACAAGATCGCGGACGCGCTGCGCAGCGCGGTCCGCGCCGCCGTGCCCACCGAGGACCTGCCGGACGGTCCGGACGACCGCCCGGGCCCCGAGGAGACGGTGGTCCGCTACATCGAGGCGCAGCGCGCCCGCGACCTGCTCACCCGGCTGCCCGAGCACCAGCGCGAACTGGTGCTGCTGCGGGTCGTCGCGGGCCTGTCGGCGGAGGAGACCGGTAATGTGCTGGGCATGTCCGCGGGGGCGGTACGGGTCGCGCAGCACCGGGCCCTGGCCCGGCTCCGGGCGATGGCCAGAGAGGAGTCGATCGCTTGA
- the groL gene encoding chaperonin GroEL (60 kDa chaperone family; promotes refolding of misfolded polypeptides especially under stressful conditions; forms two stacked rings of heptamers to form a barrel-shaped 14mer; ends can be capped by GroES; misfolded proteins enter the barrel where they are refolded when GroES binds), whose translation MAKILEFEEDARRALERGVNALADAVKVTIGPRGRNVVIDKKFGAPTITNDGVTIAREVELEDPYENLGAQLAKEVATKTNDIAGDGTTTATVLAQALVREGTRNVAAGASPLALKRGIDAAAQYVSDQLLKSAREVEEKGEIAHVATISAQDPQIGELIAEAFEKVGKDGVITVEEAHTMGLELEFTEGLQFDKGYLSPHMVTDHERMEAVLEDAYVLIVDGKISNVQEFLPLAEKVAQTKKPLLVVAEDVEGEALALLVANKIRGTFLSVAVKAPGFGDRRKAMLGDMATLTGGQVVSESIGLKLDSIGLEDLGRARRITVTKDATTIVDGEGSADEVTARINQIKVEIENSDSDWDREKLQERLAKLAGGVCVLRVGAATEVELKEKKHRLEDAISATRAAIEEGIVSGGGSALVHVAKEGFGALGLSGDEATGAEAVRRALPEPLRWISENAGQEGYVVVSKVEELQVGHGYNAATGEYGDLIAQGVIDPVKVTRSAVTNAASIAGMLLTTEVLVVDKPEEADEAAGGGHGHGHGHGH comes from the coding sequence ATGGCGAAGATCCTGGAATTCGAGGAGGACGCTCGCCGGGCTCTTGAGCGCGGCGTCAACGCTCTCGCGGACGCCGTCAAGGTGACGATCGGCCCGCGCGGCCGCAACGTCGTCATCGACAAGAAGTTCGGCGCGCCGACGATCACCAACGACGGCGTCACCATCGCCCGCGAGGTGGAGCTGGAGGACCCCTACGAGAACCTCGGGGCCCAGCTCGCCAAGGAAGTGGCGACCAAGACCAACGACATCGCGGGCGACGGCACCACCACGGCGACCGTCCTCGCTCAGGCGCTGGTCCGCGAGGGGACCCGCAACGTGGCGGCCGGCGCCTCGCCGCTCGCGCTCAAGCGCGGCATCGACGCGGCCGCCCAGTACGTCTCCGACCAGCTGCTGAAGTCGGCCCGCGAGGTCGAGGAGAAGGGCGAGATCGCGCACGTCGCGACCATCTCCGCGCAGGACCCGCAGATCGGCGAGCTGATCGCCGAGGCGTTCGAGAAGGTCGGCAAGGACGGCGTCATCACCGTCGAGGAGGCCCACACGATGGGCCTCGAGCTGGAGTTCACCGAGGGCCTCCAGTTCGACAAGGGCTACCTGTCGCCGCACATGGTCACCGACCACGAGCGCATGGAGGCCGTCCTGGAGGACGCCTACGTGCTCATCGTGGACGGCAAGATCTCCAACGTGCAGGAGTTCCTGCCGCTGGCCGAGAAGGTCGCCCAGACCAAGAAGCCGCTGCTCGTGGTGGCCGAGGACGTCGAGGGCGAGGCGCTGGCGCTGCTCGTCGCCAACAAGATCCGCGGCACCTTCCTGTCCGTCGCGGTCAAGGCTCCGGGCTTCGGCGACCGCCGCAAGGCGATGCTCGGCGACATGGCCACCCTGACCGGCGGCCAGGTCGTCAGCGAGTCGATCGGCCTCAAGCTCGACTCGATCGGGCTGGAGGACCTCGGCCGCGCTCGCCGGATCACCGTCACCAAGGACGCCACCACCATCGTCGACGGCGAGGGCTCCGCGGACGAGGTCACCGCCCGGATCAACCAGATCAAGGTGGAGATCGAGAACAGCGACTCCGACTGGGACCGCGAGAAGCTGCAGGAGCGCCTGGCCAAGCTGGCCGGCGGCGTCTGCGTGCTGCGCGTCGGCGCCGCCACCGAGGTGGAGCTGAAGGAGAAGAAGCACCGCCTGGAGGACGCCATCTCGGCGACCCGCGCGGCGATCGAGGAGGGCATCGTCTCCGGCGGCGGCAGCGCCCTGGTGCACGTCGCCAAGGAGGGCTTCGGCGCCCTCGGCCTGTCCGGCGACGAGGCGACCGGTGCGGAGGCGGTCCGCCGCGCGCTGCCCGAGCCGCTGCGCTGGATCTCCGAGAACGCCGGCCAGGAGGGCTACGTCGTCGTCTCCAAGGTGGAGGAGTTGCAGGTCGGCCACGGCTACAACGCCGCCACCGGCGAGTACGGCGACCTGATCGCCCAGGGCGTCATCGACCCGGTGAAGGTCACCCGCTCGGCGGTCACCAACGCCGCCTCCATCGCGGGCATGCTGCTCACCACCGAGGTGCTCGTGGTCGACAAGCCGGAGGAGGCCGACGAGGCCGCCGGCGGCGGTCACGGCCACGGTCACGGTCACGGCCACTGA
- the groES gene encoding co-chaperone GroES has protein sequence MVTTATKVVLKPLEDRIVVQPLEAETTTASGLVIPDTAKEKPQEGTVLAVGPGRVDDKGERVPVDVKVGEVVLYSKYGGTEVKYNGEDYLVLSARDVLAVIEK, from the coding sequence ATCGTGACGACCGCCACCAAGGTTGTTCTCAAGCCGCTTGAGGACCGCATCGTCGTCCAGCCGCTTGAGGCCGAGACCACCACCGCGTCGGGCCTGGTGATTCCGGACACCGCCAAGGAGAAGCCCCAGGAGGGCACCGTCCTTGCCGTTGGCCCGGGTCGCGTCGACGACAAGGGCGAGCGCGTCCCCGTCGACGTCAAGGTCGGCGAGGTCGTGCTCTACAGCAAGTACGGCGGCACCGAGGTCAAGTACAACGGCGAGGACTACCTCGTCCTCTCGGCCCGCGACGTGCTCGCGGTCATCGAGAAGTAA
- a CDS encoding THUMP-like domain-containing protein yields MDIASFRVLRTPSGQALLRETAEADVSEDGLLATASRLRERHEPPLVAAALTQVRLRERARAKFGADADRMYFTQAGLEQSTRASVAAYRAGRFADRLPGARVLELGCGIGADLIARARAGLAGEGVELDPLTAEVARANVAAFGLEGLASVRVGDATEEDPSGFDAVFADPGRRTARGRVFDPRSYEPPLDVVLAMAGQVPAACVKVAPGIPHEAVPDDAEAEWVSVGGDVKEAALWLGGLAGDVGRRATLLASDTYLSDLSGSEPQVRTLTPRGLGDPDVRAWGRYLYEPDGAVIRAHLVGEVAELVGGGLADPHIAYVTSDELRPTPFASAYEVEDVLPFSVKRLRAELRRREIGVLTVKKRGSAVDVDRLRRDLGFGGRRAGRRAKELTLVVTRVGRDPVALLTHPVAGA; encoded by the coding sequence ATGGACATCGCGTCGTTCCGGGTCCTGCGCACCCCCTCCGGCCAGGCGCTCCTCAGGGAGACGGCCGAGGCGGACGTGAGCGAGGACGGCCTGCTCGCCACGGCATCACGGCTGCGCGAGCGGCACGAGCCCCCGCTCGTGGCCGCCGCGCTGACGCAGGTCCGGCTGCGGGAAAGGGCCCGGGCCAAGTTCGGGGCGGACGCCGACCGCATGTATTTCACGCAGGCGGGGCTTGAGCAGTCGACCCGCGCGAGCGTGGCGGCCTACCGTGCCGGACGGTTCGCGGATCGGCTGCCCGGCGCGCGTGTGCTGGAACTGGGATGCGGGATAGGCGCCGACCTCATCGCCCGAGCGCGCGCGGGCCTGGCCGGGGAAGGCGTGGAGCTGGACCCGCTGACCGCTGAGGTGGCTCGCGCCAACGTGGCCGCCTTCGGACTGGAGGGTCTCGCCTCTGTACGGGTCGGGGACGCCACCGAGGAGGATCCGTCCGGGTTCGATGCGGTCTTCGCCGATCCTGGACGGCGCACGGCACGGGGCCGTGTCTTCGATCCCCGTTCGTACGAGCCGCCGCTCGACGTCGTCCTGGCCATGGCCGGCCAGGTGCCCGCGGCCTGCGTGAAGGTCGCGCCCGGCATTCCGCATGAGGCAGTACCGGACGACGCGGAGGCCGAGTGGGTCTCGGTCGGGGGTGACGTCAAGGAAGCGGCCCTGTGGCTGGGCGGGCTCGCAGGCGACGTGGGCCGGCGGGCCACTCTCCTCGCGTCCGACACCTACCTCTCGGACCTCTCGGGCTCAGAGCCCCAGGTGCGGACTCTGACTCCCCGGGGGCTGGGCGACCCGGACGTACGCGCGTGGGGCCGTTACCTGTACGAGCCTGACGGCGCCGTGATCCGGGCCCACCTGGTCGGCGAAGTCGCGGAACTGGTCGGCGGCGGCTTGGCGGACCCTCACATCGCCTACGTCACGTCCGACGAGCTGCGCCCGACGCCCTTCGCCTCCGCCTACGAGGTGGAGGACGTGCTCCCGTTCTCAGTGAAGCGGCTGCGCGCCGAGTTGCGCCGCCGCGAGATCGGCGTGCTGACCGTCAAGAAGCGCGGCTCCGCCGTGGACGTCGACCGGCTCCGCCGCGACCTCGGTTTCGGCGGGCGCCGCGCGGGACGCCGCGCCAAGGAGCTGACCCTCGTGGTGACGCGCGTCGGACGCGACCCCGTCGCCCTGCTGACGCACCCCGTCGCCGGGGCCTGA
- a CDS encoding aminoglycoside phosphotransferase family protein, translating to MDQVTHLPAPCLPTGVPPGHTTLRWVEECLGKGAEVRMVRPLAGGSAHANHALLVESRSGEAHHLVLRRWTSREAAPRRCYGDAEFSPEREIAALALLAGCAIPTPSLVAADPSGAYCDVPALLITRLAGHPPRPSHDDLPEYLIQLAAALLAVHELNGASTMPPYVPHNRLDARLAPKHALRPDLWERAFEVAARPAPEAPARFIHRDYHADNTLWSFGRLTGVVDWSDASSGPISVDIACMRRGLALRYGASVADRFLCSFDQVSGGHEHDPYWDVRGLLDLLPEDGARTLDEPQVPLYEDYLDRLLAQC from the coding sequence ATGGACCAGGTGACCCACCTACCGGCTCCCTGCCTGCCGACCGGCGTCCCGCCCGGGCACACCACCCTGCGATGGGTGGAGGAGTGCCTCGGCAAGGGCGCCGAGGTCCGCATGGTGCGGCCCCTCGCCGGCGGCTCCGCCCACGCCAACCACGCCCTCCTCGTCGAGAGCCGCTCCGGCGAGGCGCACCACCTCGTCCTGCGCCGCTGGACCTCCCGCGAGGCCGCCCCCCGCCGCTGCTACGGCGACGCCGAGTTCTCCCCCGAGCGCGAGATCGCGGCGCTCGCGCTGCTCGCCGGCTGCGCGATCCCGACACCGTCCCTGGTGGCCGCCGACCCGTCGGGCGCCTACTGCGACGTCCCCGCCCTGCTCATCACCCGGCTCGCGGGCCACCCGCCGCGCCCGTCCCACGACGACCTGCCCGAGTACCTGATCCAGCTGGCCGCCGCGCTGCTGGCGGTGCACGAGCTGAACGGCGCGTCCACGATGCCGCCGTACGTCCCGCACAACCGCCTCGACGCGCGGCTCGCGCCCAAGCACGCGCTCCGTCCCGACCTGTGGGAACGCGCCTTCGAGGTCGCCGCCCGGCCCGCCCCGGAGGCGCCCGCCCGGTTCATCCACCGCGACTACCACGCCGACAACACGCTGTGGTCCTTCGGCAGGCTCACCGGCGTCGTCGACTGGTCGGACGCCTCGTCCGGCCCCATCTCCGTCGACATCGCCTGCATGCGCCGCGGCCTTGCGCTGCGCTACGGCGCGTCCGTCGCCGACCGCTTCCTGTGCTCCTTCGACCAGGTCTCCGGCGGCCACGAGCACGACCCGTACTGGGACGTCCGCGGCCTCCTCGACCTGCTCCCCGAGGACGGCGCCCGCACGCTCGACGAACCCCAGGTCCCCCTCTACGAGGACTACCTCGACAGGCTCCTCGCCCAGTGCTGA
- the tsaD gene encoding tRNA (adenosine(37)-N6)-threonylcarbamoyltransferase complex transferase subunit TsaD, with amino-acid sequence MIRDEPLVLGIETSCDETGVGIVRGHTLLADAIASSVDQHARFGGVVPEVASRAHLEAMGPTVERALADAGVAFTDVDALAVTAGPGLPGALMVGVAAAKAYALSLGKPLYGVNHLAAHVCVDQLEHGPLPKPCVAMLVSGGHSSLLLVPDVAGDVRPLGGTVDDAAGEAFDKVARVLDLGFPGGPVIDRMAREGDPAAIAFPRGKYNDGTYDFSFSGLKTAVARWVEAKERAGEPVPVADVAASFQEAVVDVLTRKALKVCKDNGVDHLLIGGGVAANSRLRALAAERCADAGVRLRVPRPKLCTDNGAMVAALGSELVASGIGPSDLELPADSSLPVEAVTL; translated from the coding sequence GTGATTCGGGACGAGCCACTGGTGCTCGGCATCGAGACGTCCTGCGACGAGACCGGGGTCGGGATCGTGCGCGGGCACACGCTGCTGGCGGACGCGATCGCCTCCAGCGTGGACCAGCACGCCCGGTTCGGCGGCGTCGTGCCGGAGGTCGCGTCGCGGGCGCACCTGGAGGCGATGGGGCCGACCGTCGAGCGCGCGCTCGCGGACGCCGGGGTGGCGTTCACCGACGTGGACGCGCTCGCGGTCACCGCGGGCCCGGGGCTGCCGGGCGCGCTGATGGTCGGCGTCGCGGCCGCCAAGGCGTACGCGCTGTCGCTCGGCAAGCCGCTCTACGGCGTCAACCACCTGGCCGCGCACGTCTGCGTCGACCAGCTCGAACACGGCCCGCTGCCGAAGCCGTGCGTGGCGATGCTGGTCTCGGGCGGCCACTCCTCCCTGCTGCTGGTCCCGGACGTGGCGGGCGACGTCCGGCCCCTCGGCGGCACGGTGGACGACGCGGCGGGCGAGGCGTTCGACAAGGTCGCCCGCGTCCTCGACCTCGGGTTCCCCGGCGGCCCCGTCATCGACCGCATGGCCCGCGAGGGCGACCCGGCCGCGATCGCGTTCCCGCGCGGCAAGTACAACGACGGCACCTACGACTTCTCGTTCTCGGGCCTGAAGACCGCCGTGGCGCGCTGGGTGGAGGCGAAGGAGCGCGCGGGTGAGCCCGTCCCGGTCGCCGACGTCGCGGCGTCCTTCCAGGAGGCCGTCGTGGACGTCCTGACGCGGAAGGCGCTGAAGGTCTGCAAGGACAACGGCGTCGACCACCTGCTGATCGGCGGCGGCGTCGCGGCCAACTCGCGGCTGCGCGCGCTCGCCGCGGAACGTTGCGCGGACGCCGGGGTCCGCCTGCGCGTTCCGCGCCCGAAGCTGTGCACCGACAACGGCGCCATGGTCGCCGCCCTGGGCTCGGAGCTGGTCGCCTCCGGCATCGGTCCGTCCGATCTGGAACTGCCCGCCGACTCCAGCCTCCCGGTCGAGGCCGTCACCCTGTGA
- the rimI gene encoding ribosomal protein S18-alanine N-acetyltransferase: MSDVVLRPMTGADLPVVHRLDRALFPEDAWSEEMLAGELADQPRTRYYVVAEAPGGEIVGYAGLAAAGGQADVQTIGVRADRRKGGIGAVLLTALLEEAVRRGSESVFLEVRADNDAAHRLYERFGFERVGIRKRYYQPSDVDAIVMCRKLRDRPPMGFTRAE, from the coding sequence GTGAGCGACGTCGTCCTGCGGCCCATGACCGGTGCGGACCTTCCGGTCGTCCACCGGCTGGACCGGGCGCTGTTCCCGGAGGACGCCTGGAGCGAGGAGATGCTCGCCGGCGAGCTCGCCGACCAGCCACGCACCCGGTACTACGTCGTCGCGGAGGCGCCCGGCGGCGAGATCGTCGGCTACGCGGGCCTGGCGGCGGCGGGCGGGCAGGCCGACGTGCAGACCATCGGGGTGCGCGCGGACCGCCGCAAGGGCGGCATCGGCGCGGTGCTGCTCACCGCCCTGCTGGAGGAGGCCGTCCGGCGCGGCAGCGAGTCGGTGTTCCTGGAGGTCCGGGCCGACAACGACGCCGCCCACCGCCTCTACGAGCGGTTCGGCTTCGAGCGGGTCGGCATCCGCAAGCGCTACTACCAGCCCTCGGACGTGGACGCGATCGTCATGTGCCGCAAGCTCCGCGACCGTCCGCCCATGGGCTTCACCAGAGCCGAATGA
- the tsaB gene encoding tRNA (adenosine(37)-N6)-threonylcarbamoyltransferase complex dimerization subunit type 1 TsaB has product MLVLAFDTATAAITVALYEWIPGEDAAPRGLAEAVDRRRHTELLTPSIAEVMAEAGAAPDDLSAIAVGVGPGPYTGLRVGLVTARAMGEALSVPVHGVCTLDIMAWATKRDGPFAVATDARRKEVYWARYDSARFRATEPAVGPAADVLKGAPEGLPVVGEGAALYPEVLGESGHEPLLPTASALAELAVARLSGLKGPELLPPEPLYLRRPDAKEPGPRKKVTPA; this is encoded by the coding sequence GTGCTGGTCTTGGCTTTCGATACCGCGACCGCCGCGATCACCGTGGCGCTGTACGAGTGGATTCCCGGCGAGGACGCGGCGCCGCGCGGCCTGGCGGAGGCCGTCGACCGGCGGCGCCACACCGAGCTGCTCACCCCGTCCATCGCGGAGGTGATGGCGGAGGCGGGGGCTGCGCCCGATGATCTCAGCGCGATCGCCGTCGGCGTCGGGCCGGGGCCCTACACGGGCCTGCGGGTCGGGCTGGTCACCGCCCGTGCGATGGGCGAGGCGCTCAGCGTTCCCGTGCACGGTGTCTGCACGCTCGACATCATGGCCTGGGCCACGAAGCGGGACGGGCCGTTCGCCGTCGCCACCGACGCCCGCCGCAAAGAGGTCTACTGGGCTCGGTACGACTCGGCACGGTTCCGCGCCACCGAGCCCGCCGTGGGCCCGGCGGCGGACGTCCTGAAGGGCGCGCCCGAGGGGCTGCCCGTCGTGGGCGAGGGCGCGGCCCTGTACCCGGAGGTCCTCGGAGAGTCCGGGCACGAGCCGCTGCTGCCCACCGCGAGCGCCCTCGCCGAGCTGGCCGTCGCGCGGCTGTCGGGCCTGAAGGGGCCCGAGCTGCTGCCGCCGGAGCCCCTCTACCTGCGCCGGCCGGACGCGAAGGAGCCGGGCCCCCGCAAGAAGGTGACGCCGGCGTGA